A single genomic interval of Deltaproteobacteria bacterium harbors:
- the nusG gene encoding transcription termination/antitermination protein NusG — MAFHWYVVHTYSSFENRVKQSLEERIQAAGMGDFFEDILIPEEDVVELKKGEKKTSKRKFFPGYILVRMEMNDDTWHLVKNTPKVTGFIGVNDRPTPIPDADVESLKTRIDEGTLKPKPKFEFEVGDHVRVIDGPFTNFDGIVDEVKPEKGKLRVIVSIFGRSTPVELEFIQVVQN, encoded by the coding sequence ATGGCGTTTCACTGGTACGTCGTTCATACATATTCAAGTTTTGAGAACCGGGTCAAGCAGTCCCTCGAGGAGCGGATCCAGGCCGCGGGGATGGGTGATTTTTTCGAAGATATCCTGATCCCCGAGGAGGACGTGGTAGAGCTCAAGAAGGGCGAGAAGAAGACGTCCAAGCGCAAATTCTTTCCCGGGTACATCCTCGTGCGGATGGAGATGAATGACGATACCTGGCACCTGGTGAAGAACACGCCGAAGGTAACGGGGTTCATCGGGGTCAACGACCGTCCAACGCCGATCCCCGACGCCGACGTGGAGTCGCTCAAGACCCGGATCGACGAGGGTACGCTGAAGCCGAAACCCAAGTTCGAATTCGAGGTGGGTGATCATGTGCGGGTCATCGACGGTCCCTTCACCAATTTTGACGGCATCGTCGATGAGGTCAAGCCGGAAAAAGGCAAATTGCGTGTTATCGTAAGTATTTTCGGCCGGTCCACGCCGGTCGAGCTCGAGTTTATACAGGTCGTTCAGAACTGA
- the rplK gene encoding 50S ribosomal protein L11, whose translation MAKKVIANIKLQIQAGKATPSPPIGPALGQHGVNIMEFCKAYNALTQSQEGTIIPVIITVYADKSFTFITKTPPTSVLLKQAAKIAKGAGDPKREQVGQVTEKQLKEIAEVKYKDLNAVDMEGALKIVEGTARSMGIEIIP comes from the coding sequence ATGGCAAAAAAGGTAATCGCGAACATTAAGCTCCAGATCCAGGCGGGCAAGGCGACACCGTCGCCGCCGATCGGCCCGGCCCTGGGCCAGCATGGCGTGAACATCATGGAATTCTGCAAGGCGTACAACGCCTTGACGCAAAGCCAGGAAGGAACGATCATTCCTGTCATTATTACCGTTTACGCCGACAAGTCGTTCACCTTTATCACCAAGACACCGCCCACGTCGGTTCTTCTGAAACAGGCGGCCAAGATCGCCAAGGGCGCCGGTGACCCGAAGCGTGAGCAGGTGGGGCAGGTGACGGAAAAGCAGCTGAAAGAGATTGCCGAGGTCAAGTATAAAGACCTGAACGCGGTTGACATGGAAGGCGCGTTGAAGATCGTTGAAGGCACGGCGCGGTCCATGGGCATCGAGATTATTCCTTAA
- the rpmG gene encoding 50S ribosomal protein L33, translating into MRDIITLACSECKRRNYSTTKNKRTTKNRLELKKYCRFCRTHTVHRETK; encoded by the coding sequence ATGAGAGATATTATCACCCTTGCATGCAGCGAATGTAAACGGAGAAATTACTCAACAACGAAGAACAAGAGGACGACCAAAAATCGCCTCGAGTTAAAGAAGTATTGCCGGTTCTGCAGAACCCATACGGTTCACAGAGAAACCAAATAG
- a CDS encoding 50S ribosomal protein L1, whose product MSNRGKRYTEVKKKIEPGTRYTLREAMEITLSSAGAKFDETVDAAIRLGVNPKHADQMVRGSCVLPHGLGKTVRVLVFAKGDKEREALEAGADYAGSDELVEKIKGGWLDFDRVVATPDIMGTVGKLGKILGPRGLMPNPKVGTVTFDVKDAVQELKAGKVEFRVEKAGIVHSPVGKASFGADKLVENLLALIDTIIKLKPASSKGTYLKTISLSTTMGPGVKVDTTDVRNILRAG is encoded by the coding sequence ATGTCTAACAGGGGCAAACGATACACGGAAGTAAAAAAGAAAATTGAGCCGGGCACGCGGTATACGCTGCGTGAGGCAATGGAAATAACCCTTTCGTCGGCGGGCGCGAAGTTCGACGAAACGGTCGATGCGGCCATTCGGCTCGGAGTGAATCCGAAACACGCGGACCAGATGGTTCGCGGGAGCTGTGTCCTTCCCCACGGGCTGGGGAAAACGGTCAGGGTGCTCGTCTTCGCGAAGGGTGACAAGGAACGCGAAGCCCTTGAGGCGGGTGCCGATTACGCGGGTTCCGACGAGCTGGTCGAAAAGATCAAGGGAGGGTGGCTCGACTTTGACCGGGTGGTGGCGACCCCTGATATCATGGGGACCGTCGGCAAGCTCGGGAAGATCCTGGGCCCCCGGGGCCTGATGCCCAATCCCAAGGTTGGTACGGTGACCTTCGACGTGAAGGACGCCGTTCAGGAACTCAAGGCAGGTAAAGTAGAATTCAGAGTGGAAAAAGCAGGTATTGTCCATAGTCCCGTCGGAAAAGCATCCTTCGGCGCCGACAAGCTCGTGGAGAACCTCCTGGCGCTGATCGATACGATTATAAAACTGAAACCAGCATCGAGTAAGGGAACCTACCTCAAAACCATTTCACTTTCCACAACCATGGGTCCGGGAGTCAAGGTGGATACTACGGATGTGAGGAACATTTTAAGAGCGGGATAA
- the secE gene encoding preprotein translocase subunit SecE, whose amino-acid sequence MEKIKENYNNIRQFLNEARVELRKVAWPTPKQTIASTSVVIIVVMVVSFFLGAVDLGLTKIVRMILG is encoded by the coding sequence ATGGAAAAGATAAAGGAAAACTATAACAACATACGGCAGTTCCTCAATGAGGCCAGGGTTGAGTTGCGGAAAGTGGCATGGCCCACGCCGAAGCAGACCATTGCGTCGACATCGGTGGTCATTATCGTCGTCATGGTCGTTTCTTTCTTCCTTGGCGCCGTCGACCTGGGTCTCACGAAGATCGTTCGCATGATTTTAGGATAG